In Rhododendron vialii isolate Sample 1 chromosome 9a, ASM3025357v1, the following are encoded in one genomic region:
- the LOC131300140 gene encoding rop guanine nucleotide exchange factor 5-like isoform X1 — protein sequence METSAEKSKRNSDEFEFFPGICSSTELVTDSSTSSRQSSSDSSADEAKGKECSSQDPFGWPIRKSRVRKCPASEGEKKTHLDDAKVKKMGSEISEVDMMKERFAKLLLGEDMSGSGQGVSTALAISNAITNLCATVFGQLWRLEPLPSEKKSLWRREMEWLVCVTNHIVELRPSWQTFPDGRKLEVMTCRPRSDIFINLPALRKLDNMLLEILDSFSKTEFWYIDQGIVAPDADGSASFRKPIQRHKEKWWLPVPRVPHGGLPDCTRKQLNHKRECASQILKAAMAINDMALAEMEVPESYLESLPKNGRACLGDFTYRYITSDQFSSECLLDCLDLSTEHIALEIADRVEASIYIWRRRLHSKLISNTSRSAAKSSWEMVKELMVDGDKRGLVVARAENLLLCLKQRFPGLTQTTLDTSKIQCNKDVGKSILESYSRVLESLAFNIVARIDDLLYVDDLTRHSHRLATANMIAHKRIPVPYSVSISATPRKTAFTTSKFLPALSLVSPARGERTPSLSGNSNKPPRRGFGVKRALTNYLGGEVKSRTVEIQQQG from the exons ATGGAAACCTCAGCTGAGAAGAGTAAGAGGAACTCAGACGAGTTCGAATTTTTCCCAGGAATTTGTTCGAGTACCGAATTGGTTACTGATAGCAGCACCAGTTCAAGACAATCGAGCTCTGATTCTTCGGCGGACGAGGCCAAGGGCAAGGAGTGTTCTTCGCAGGATCCTTTTGGCTGGCCTATTCGCAAATCCCGTGTGCGAAAATGCCCGGCTTCCGAAGGCGAAAAGAAGACACATTTGGATGACGCGAAGGTGAAGAAAATGGGTTCTGAAATTTCAG AAGTTGACATGATGAAGGAGAGGTTTGCAAAATTGTTGCTTGGTGAAGACATGTCAGGGAGTGGCCAAGGCGTTTCCACTGCACTGGCCATTTCAAATGCCATCACTAATCTATGTG CTACTGTATTCGGGCAACTTTGGAGATTGGAACCTTTGCCCTCCGAAAAAAAATCTTTGTGGCGAAGAGAGATGGAATGGCTTGTTTGCGTTACCAACCACATTGTTGAGTTAAGACCTTCTTGGCAAACATTTCCTGATGGAAGAAAGCTTGAG GTCATGACCTGCAGGCCGCGGTCAGATATTTTCATCAATCTCCCAGCTCTCCGTAAACTAGACAACATGCTCCTT GAGATACTAGATAGTTTTAGCAAAACGGAGTTTTGGTACATCGATCAAGGGATTGTAGCTCCAGATGCAGATGGCTCAGCCTCGTTTAGGAAGCCCATTCAGCGGCACAAGGAGAAATGGTGGCTTCCGGTGCCACGAGTCCCTCATGGAGGCCTCCCTGACTGCACGAGGAAGCAGTTAAATCACAAGCGCGAATGTGCAAGTCAAATACTCAAAGCTGCTATGGCTATCAACGATATGGCTTTAGCTGAAATGGAAGTCCCAGAATCATACTTGGAATCACTTCCAAAG AATGGGAGAGCTTGTTTAGGGGACTTTACATACCGATACATCACTTCAGATCAGTTTTCCTCAGAGTGCTTGCTTGATTGCCTTGACCTTTCTACGGAACATATTGCTCTGGAGATCGCAGACCGTGTGGAGGCATCCATATACATTTGGCGTAGACGACTGCACTCAAAACTCATCAGTAACACAAGCCGCTCTGCTGCAAAATCTTCTTGGGAGATGGTGAAGGAACTAATGGTTGATGGAGATAAGAGGGGATTGGTTGTAGCAAGAGCTGAAAACCTCCTCCTTTGCCTGAAACAGCGGTTCCCTGGTCTAACACAGACTACTTTGGATACTAGCAAGATTCAGTGCAACAAG GATGTTGGTAAATCAATTCTGGAGAGCTACTCAAGAGTCTTGGAAAGCTTGGCATTTAACATTGTGGCACGTATCGATGACCTCTTATACGTAGATGACCTAACAAGGCATTCTCATAGGCTTGCTACAGCCAACATGATTGCTCACAAGAGAATTCCAGTCCCATACTCAGTGTCCATCTCGGCCACTCCTCGTAAAACTGCTTTTACCACATCCAAGTTCTTGCCTGCACTATCACTGGTTAGCCCTGCCAGGGGGGAGAGAACTCCGTCCCTGAGTGGCAATAGCAACAAGCCTCCCCGTCGTGGTTTTGGGGTGAAAAGAGCACTGACAAATTATCTTGGTGGTGAAGTTAAGTCAAGAACTGTGGAAATCCAACAGCAGGGTTAG
- the LOC131300196 gene encoding non-specific lipid transfer protein GPI-anchored 5-like, producing MKCIWVVAFALFVGIACFNGVANGAGECGKSSPDSEAMKLAPCASAATDDSATPSSGCCAQVKKMGQNPSCLCAVMLSNTAKMSGIKPETAITIPKRCNIADRPIGYKCGGYTLP from the coding sequence ATGAAGTGCATTTGGGTTGTGGCTTTTGCTCTGTTTGTGGGCATTGCCTGCTTCAATGGGGTAGCAAATGGGGCTGGTGAGTGCGGAAAATCTTCTCCGGATAGCGAAGCCATGAAATTGGCACCTTGCGCATCGGCAGCGACCGACGACTCGGCCACTCCGTCGAGTGGCTGCTGCGCTCAAGTGAAGAAGATGGGGCAGAATCCTAGTTGCCTCTGTGCTGTTATGCTTTCAAATACTGCCAAAATGTCTGGAATTAAGCCTGAAACTGCCATAACTATTCCCAAGCGTTGCAACATTGCTGATCGTCCCATTGGGTACAAGTGTGGAG
- the LOC131300140 gene encoding rop guanine nucleotide exchange factor 5-like isoform X2, which yields MLYHCICTIIVATVFGQLWRLEPLPSEKKSLWRREMEWLVCVTNHIVELRPSWQTFPDGRKLEVMTCRPRSDIFINLPALRKLDNMLLEILDSFSKTEFWYIDQGIVAPDADGSASFRKPIQRHKEKWWLPVPRVPHGGLPDCTRKQLNHKRECASQILKAAMAINDMALAEMEVPESYLESLPKNGRACLGDFTYRYITSDQFSSECLLDCLDLSTEHIALEIADRVEASIYIWRRRLHSKLISNTSRSAAKSSWEMVKELMVDGDKRGLVVARAENLLLCLKQRFPGLTQTTLDTSKIQCNKDVGKSILESYSRVLESLAFNIVARIDDLLYVDDLTRHSHRLATANMIAHKRIPVPYSVSISATPRKTAFTTSKFLPALSLVSPARGERTPSLSGNSNKPPRRGFGVKRALTNYLGGEVKSRTVEIQQQG from the exons ATGCTTTATCACTGTATTTGTACCATAATTGTAGCTACTGTATTCGGGCAACTTTGGAGATTGGAACCTTTGCCCTCCGAAAAAAAATCTTTGTGGCGAAGAGAGATGGAATGGCTTGTTTGCGTTACCAACCACATTGTTGAGTTAAGACCTTCTTGGCAAACATTTCCTGATGGAAGAAAGCTTGAG GTCATGACCTGCAGGCCGCGGTCAGATATTTTCATCAATCTCCCAGCTCTCCGTAAACTAGACAACATGCTCCTT GAGATACTAGATAGTTTTAGCAAAACGGAGTTTTGGTACATCGATCAAGGGATTGTAGCTCCAGATGCAGATGGCTCAGCCTCGTTTAGGAAGCCCATTCAGCGGCACAAGGAGAAATGGTGGCTTCCGGTGCCACGAGTCCCTCATGGAGGCCTCCCTGACTGCACGAGGAAGCAGTTAAATCACAAGCGCGAATGTGCAAGTCAAATACTCAAAGCTGCTATGGCTATCAACGATATGGCTTTAGCTGAAATGGAAGTCCCAGAATCATACTTGGAATCACTTCCAAAG AATGGGAGAGCTTGTTTAGGGGACTTTACATACCGATACATCACTTCAGATCAGTTTTCCTCAGAGTGCTTGCTTGATTGCCTTGACCTTTCTACGGAACATATTGCTCTGGAGATCGCAGACCGTGTGGAGGCATCCATATACATTTGGCGTAGACGACTGCACTCAAAACTCATCAGTAACACAAGCCGCTCTGCTGCAAAATCTTCTTGGGAGATGGTGAAGGAACTAATGGTTGATGGAGATAAGAGGGGATTGGTTGTAGCAAGAGCTGAAAACCTCCTCCTTTGCCTGAAACAGCGGTTCCCTGGTCTAACACAGACTACTTTGGATACTAGCAAGATTCAGTGCAACAAG GATGTTGGTAAATCAATTCTGGAGAGCTACTCAAGAGTCTTGGAAAGCTTGGCATTTAACATTGTGGCACGTATCGATGACCTCTTATACGTAGATGACCTAACAAGGCATTCTCATAGGCTTGCTACAGCCAACATGATTGCTCACAAGAGAATTCCAGTCCCATACTCAGTGTCCATCTCGGCCACTCCTCGTAAAACTGCTTTTACCACATCCAAGTTCTTGCCTGCACTATCACTGGTTAGCCCTGCCAGGGGGGAGAGAACTCCGTCCCTGAGTGGCAATAGCAACAAGCCTCCCCGTCGTGGTTTTGGGGTGAAAAGAGCACTGACAAATTATCTTGGTGGTGAAGTTAAGTCAAGAACTGTGGAAATCCAACAGCAGGGTTAG